One window of the Halobacillus litoralis genome contains the following:
- a CDS encoding pseudouridine synthase encodes MERLQKVIAHAGVASRRKAETMIVDGKVKVNGEIVTELGTKVGKNDDVEVEGVPIDKEEPVYYLLYKPRGVISSVSDDKGRKVVTDYLPDVKERIFPIGRLDYDTSGLILLTNDGEFANMLMHPKHEVNKVYIAKTKGIPTKEQLQQLKKGMKVDGEYLKAVHVKINSTETKKNTAIVQLILHEGKNRQVRRMFESIGFPVDKLKRERYGSLDLRGMNAGDYRPLKPHEVKQLRQLAEQNVE; translated from the coding sequence ATGGAACGACTACAGAAAGTGATCGCCCACGCAGGTGTTGCATCACGGAGAAAAGCAGAAACGATGATCGTGGATGGGAAAGTGAAAGTGAACGGTGAAATTGTGACAGAACTTGGTACGAAAGTCGGCAAGAACGATGACGTCGAAGTTGAGGGTGTGCCAATTGATAAAGAAGAACCTGTATATTACTTGCTTTATAAACCGAGGGGCGTCATTTCAAGCGTAAGTGATGATAAAGGCAGGAAAGTCGTAACTGATTATCTTCCAGATGTAAAAGAGCGGATTTTTCCGATCGGGCGATTGGATTACGATACGTCTGGGTTGATTTTACTTACAAATGACGGAGAGTTTGCGAATATGCTTATGCATCCGAAGCATGAAGTGAACAAAGTATATATTGCTAAAACCAAAGGCATACCGACAAAAGAACAATTGCAGCAATTGAAAAAAGGTATGAAAGTAGACGGAGAATACTTGAAAGCTGTCCATGTCAAAATCAATTCCACCGAAACGAAGAAAAATACGGCCATCGTCCAGTTGATTCTCCATGAAGGGAAGAATCGCCAGGTCCGGCGGATGTTCGAGTCTATAGGATTTCCTGTCGATAAGTTGAAACGTGAAAGATATGGATCGCTGGATTTGCGAGGGATGAATGCCGGTGACTACCGACCGTTGAAACCGCATGAAGTGAAGCAGTTACGTCAACTTGCTGAGCAAAATGTTGAATAA
- the resA gene encoding thiol-disulfide oxidoreductase ResA, producing MKEKTLQKKKKRLIFRTAMLAVMVGLVVFALVSNAKDDQSVIAQGEKAPDFQLKKFGTEETVQLSDLEGKGVMVNFWATYCGPCKDEMPYMEELYPKYKEKGVEILAVNLDSTELVVERFIDEYDLSFPILQDKKGQVMDLYNIGPIPSTLFINPDGEIEEQVIGPLTLDKLEGHLQSITPEE from the coding sequence ATGAAGGAAAAAACATTACAAAAGAAAAAAAAGCGCCTTATTTTTCGCACAGCCATGTTAGCGGTCATGGTCGGATTAGTTGTTTTCGCCCTTGTATCAAACGCGAAGGATGACCAGTCCGTCATTGCACAAGGAGAAAAAGCTCCTGATTTCCAACTGAAAAAGTTCGGTACGGAAGAAACGGTGCAGTTGAGTGATTTAGAAGGTAAAGGTGTAATGGTGAATTTTTGGGCTACCTATTGTGGTCCATGTAAAGATGAAATGCCTTATATGGAAGAATTGTATCCCAAGTATAAAGAAAAAGGTGTCGAAATCCTTGCCGTCAATCTAGATTCGACGGAGCTTGTTGTGGAACGGTTCATCGATGAATATGATCTCAGCTTCCCAATCTTGCAAGATAAAAAAGGACAAGTCATGGATCTTTATAATATCGGACCTATTCCTTCCACATTATTCATTAACCCTGACGGTGAAATTGAGGAACAAGTGATCGGACCGCTTACTTTAGATAAATTAGAAGGTCACTTGCAGAGCATTACACCTGAAGAGTAG
- the scpB gene encoding SMC-Scp complex subunit ScpB has protein sequence MELEKYKAIIEGLLFASGEEGVTRKKLSDILELDQKTVQQLIDEMHEEYQEVGRGLTIMESQGTLHLTTKPEHASYYKKLLDTPGSTRLSQAALETLAIIAYQQPITRVEVDDLRGVKSDRAIQTLVNRGLIEEKGRKDAIGRPILYGTTKGFLIYFGLTSMEELPPLSELKQQDDVEGEADLFFEKFEDPFADE, from the coding sequence ATGGAGTTAGAAAAATACAAAGCCATCATCGAAGGGCTGCTGTTCGCTTCTGGAGAAGAAGGGGTCACCAGAAAGAAACTTTCTGACATTTTAGAACTTGATCAGAAGACAGTCCAGCAATTGATTGATGAAATGCATGAAGAATATCAAGAAGTTGGAAGAGGCCTGACTATCATGGAGTCACAAGGGACGCTGCATCTGACGACTAAACCAGAACATGCTTCCTATTATAAAAAATTGCTTGATACTCCAGGATCTACAAGACTATCACAAGCTGCCCTCGAAACGTTAGCGATCATTGCCTACCAACAACCTATAACTAGAGTTGAAGTGGATGATTTAAGGGGAGTTAAAAGCGACCGGGCGATTCAAACACTTGTCAATCGCGGGCTTATTGAAGAAAAAGGTAGAAAAGATGCAATTGGCCGACCGATATTATATGGAACTACCAAGGGGTTCTTGATTTATTTCGGTTTGACTTCAATGGAAGAACTTCCGCCGCTTTCAGAATTGAAGCAACAGGATGATGTAGAAGGAGAAGCGGATCTCTTTTTTGAAAAATTCGAAGATCCTTTTGCTGATGAATAA
- the resB gene encoding cytochrome c biogenesis protein ResB, whose protein sequence is MNEITCECGHVNPEGTVLCESCGKPIEKNQHIDGNDQKSLLNMRYDGSARRSQTYNRTFIDKIWNFFSSVKVGVTLIFITVVASAIGTIFPQEMYIPQNVDPATHYLDQYGIAGQIYYQLGFHDLFSSWWYMLLIAMIGISIIIASIDRFFPLYKTLKKQKPKRHELFMKKQRVFGQTEAEEVDVEKFKSNLKKQRFKVYEQDGHLLAEKNRFSRWGPYINHIGLIIFLLGALLRFVPAFYVDEFIWVREGETALISGTEGEYYIENKSFTLETYDKDNPEDAKFKEALENQAGAIPKTFRTDAVIYERKNQGVTGAEPELEEIKEGTSTMNNPLKFEEFALYQASYQLNEFNEMTFKIHDKGDEDTTYGEFTVDLSNPRASYELESGYRVEVANYFPEYEMDEGEPVSVSKYPRNPAFVFNVFPPGESEPETSFLGIGANIAASEDNQYKLGLVNFDVRDVTGLTVKKDHTLGIISVGGAIFMFGVIIGMYWNHRRIWLQPRENGVWIAGHTNKNWYALRMDIDKALVGTNIESPIDQYEMKS, encoded by the coding sequence ATGAACGAAATTACCTGCGAATGTGGGCATGTGAATCCTGAGGGGACGGTCCTTTGTGAGTCATGTGGTAAGCCGATCGAGAAGAATCAGCATATTGATGGCAACGATCAAAAATCTTTGTTGAATATGCGTTATGATGGAAGTGCACGCCGGTCCCAAACTTATAATCGAACGTTTATCGATAAAATTTGGAACTTTTTCTCTTCTGTGAAAGTCGGCGTGACTCTCATTTTCATTACAGTCGTTGCTTCAGCTATTGGTACGATTTTTCCTCAGGAAATGTACATACCGCAAAACGTTGACCCAGCGACACATTACCTGGATCAATATGGAATTGCCGGTCAAATTTATTACCAGCTTGGCTTTCATGATTTATTCAGCTCCTGGTGGTACATGCTTTTGATAGCAATGATCGGTATTTCCATCATAATTGCGAGTATCGACCGGTTTTTTCCTTTATATAAAACATTGAAAAAACAAAAGCCGAAGCGTCACGAACTTTTCATGAAGAAGCAGCGCGTGTTCGGACAGACAGAAGCTGAGGAAGTGGATGTTGAAAAGTTCAAGAGTAACTTGAAGAAACAGCGCTTTAAAGTGTATGAACAGGATGGCCATTTGCTTGCCGAGAAAAATCGTTTTTCCCGATGGGGTCCTTATATCAATCATATTGGTTTAATCATTTTCCTGCTTGGTGCATTATTACGATTCGTTCCGGCTTTTTATGTGGATGAATTCATTTGGGTCCGCGAAGGAGAAACAGCTTTGATCAGCGGGACTGAAGGAGAGTATTATATAGAAAATAAATCTTTCACTTTGGAGACCTATGATAAAGATAATCCGGAAGATGCAAAATTCAAGGAAGCGCTTGAGAACCAAGCGGGTGCCATTCCGAAAACTTTCCGTACAGATGCTGTCATTTATGAACGCAAAAACCAGGGCGTGACTGGAGCTGAGCCTGAACTTGAAGAGATTAAAGAGGGCACATCGACTATGAATAACCCTTTGAAGTTCGAAGAGTTCGCTCTGTACCAGGCAAGTTATCAACTGAATGAATTCAATGAAATGACCTTCAAGATTCATGACAAGGGTGATGAAGATACAACTTATGGCGAATTCACTGTCGACCTTTCAAACCCTAGAGCTTCTTATGAGCTGGAAAGTGGATATCGGGTAGAGGTTGCGAACTATTTCCCTGAGTACGAGATGGATGAAGGAGAGCCGGTTTCGGTATCCAAATATCCGCGGAATCCTGCCTTCGTCTTTAACGTATTTCCGCCGGGTGAATCAGAACCTGAAACCAGTTTTCTGGGCATTGGAGCGAATATCGCAGCAAGTGAAGACAACCAATACAAGCTTGGACTGGTCAACTTTGATGTAAGAGATGTGACAGGTCTGACAGTGAAAAAGGACCATACGTTAGGTATTATTTCAGTTGGTGGAGCAATCTTTATGTTCGGGGTGATTATTGGTATGTATTGGAACCACCGCCGTATATGGTTGCAGCCACGTGAAAATGGTGTTTGGATTGCCGGCCATACGAACAAAAATTGGTACGCTTTAAGAATGGATATAGATAAAGCGCTCGTTGGAACCAACATAGAATCACCTATAGATCAATATGAAATGAAATCATAA
- a CDS encoding site-2 protease family protein has translation MIVTILVLIFLVAPLSLFVHELGHVLPGLLFRSQRCVIHLGRGRLIHQVKVKKLHIKVGLLFFQGAYSINERQKQFSPWQKAWISGGGPLLNAVVSLLLFFIFWTRMNDYLSLFFLFNLYLAVVNIVPFSFRGRRSDGYLLLQWLKHRKDRVE, from the coding sequence ATGATTGTCACGATTCTAGTATTGATTTTCTTAGTGGCTCCTCTTAGTTTATTCGTTCATGAACTCGGACATGTATTACCGGGGTTGCTCTTTCGCTCTCAAAGGTGTGTTATTCATCTTGGGCGAGGTCGATTGATCCATCAGGTGAAGGTTAAGAAACTGCATATCAAAGTGGGCCTGCTGTTTTTTCAAGGAGCTTATTCTATCAATGAGAGACAAAAGCAGTTTTCTCCATGGCAGAAAGCTTGGATCAGCGGAGGCGGTCCTTTGCTCAACGCTGTGGTTTCATTGTTGTTATTTTTCATCTTTTGGACGCGAATGAACGATTATTTGTCACTTTTCTTCCTTTTTAATCTATACTTAGCAGTAGTAAATATCGTCCCTTTTTCCTTCCGTGGCAGAAGGTCTGATGGGTACCTTCTCCTCCAGTGGCTCAAGCATAGAAAGGATAGGGTTGAATAA
- a CDS encoding D-alanyl-D-alanine carboxypeptidase family protein: MIFTLLFSISLNDRVYANANISVSAERAVLMDAESGRVLYEKKAYDPTLIASTTKIMTAIIAIESGMLDEKVKVSKRAVYTEGSSIYLTEKEKIPLKDLVYGLMLRSGNDSAVAIAEHVGGSVEGFVQMMNEKAQWLGMNDSHFENPHGLDGETHLSSAYDLGLLMTYSMKNDTFREVTGSEMYRSENRDYAWMNKNKMLTQYYEHTNGGKTGYTKAAGRTLVTSAEKDGMELVAVTLNASDDWNDHKRMFEWGFNNFETVKLQSEGVVEANGQTYYFPRDIYYPLTLSEKEDLEATFYRYDEVEGHSNLVGVTHFTIGNEPVVEAPVWSERPSQSFLAEVRNFLNRMMGVMPWST, from the coding sequence ATGATTTTCACTTTATTATTTTCAATCTCTTTGAATGATCGCGTTTATGCCAATGCGAATATATCGGTTTCCGCTGAGCGGGCGGTTTTAATGGATGCAGAATCAGGTCGTGTGCTTTATGAAAAGAAAGCTTATGATCCGACATTAATTGCCAGTACGACGAAAATCATGACAGCAATCATCGCAATTGAATCCGGCATGTTAGATGAAAAAGTGAAGGTCAGCAAAAGAGCGGTTTATACCGAAGGATCCTCCATTTATTTAACAGAGAAAGAAAAGATACCTTTAAAAGACCTCGTCTATGGCTTGATGCTTCGTTCTGGTAATGATTCGGCCGTTGCGATTGCGGAACATGTAGGAGGCAGTGTGGAAGGTTTTGTCCAAATGATGAATGAAAAAGCCCAATGGCTGGGGATGAATGACAGCCATTTTGAAAATCCCCACGGCCTTGATGGTGAGACGCATTTATCAAGTGCTTATGACCTTGGCTTGTTGATGACCTACTCAATGAAAAATGATACATTCCGTGAAGTGACAGGAAGTGAAATGTATCGTTCTGAAAACAGGGATTACGCTTGGATGAACAAAAATAAAATGTTGACTCAGTATTATGAACACACAAATGGCGGGAAAACGGGCTACACTAAGGCAGCTGGGCGGACTCTCGTAACAAGTGCTGAAAAAGACGGAATGGAGCTTGTAGCCGTCACACTTAATGCCTCAGATGATTGGAATGACCATAAGCGTATGTTTGAGTGGGGCTTTAATAACTTCGAAACCGTCAAGCTTCAAAGTGAAGGGGTAGTAGAGGCGAATGGACAGACCTATTATTTTCCGAGAGATATATATTACCCATTGACTCTTTCAGAAAAAGAAGATTTGGAAGCTACTTTTTACAGGTATGACGAAGTGGAAGGACACTCGAATTTAGTGGGTGTCACACACTTTACCATTGGAAATGAGCCGGTGGTCGAAGCTCCTGTCTGGAGCGAGCGACCTTCTCAATCATTTTTGGCCGAGGTGAGAAACTTCTTGAACAGGATGATGGGGGTGATGCCATGGTCAACCTGA
- a CDS encoding DUF309 domain-containing protein, with protein sequence MYPTAYVEYLAHFHGTRDYFECHEVLEEYWKEVDPKNRNSVWVLLIQIAVSMYHDRRGNQKGARILLNRCLHKFPENHIKLKNLGLDPDHLLDQLHKTDERLTKGESYTSWNFPIIDLQLRQEVHSLCQKWQVAYGAPSDMSDDWLVWKHKLRSRE encoded by the coding sequence ATGTATCCAACAGCCTATGTCGAGTATTTAGCCCATTTTCACGGGACGCGCGATTACTTTGAATGTCACGAGGTCCTTGAAGAATATTGGAAAGAGGTCGATCCCAAAAACAGAAATTCTGTATGGGTGCTTCTAATCCAAATAGCTGTTTCGATGTACCATGATCGCAGAGGGAATCAAAAAGGAGCACGGATCCTTCTGAATCGCTGCCTTCACAAATTCCCGGAAAATCATATCAAACTTAAGAATCTCGGCCTGGACCCGGATCATCTTTTAGATCAGTTACACAAAACTGATGAGCGTTTGACAAAGGGAGAATCATATACCAGTTGGAATTTCCCGATCATAGATTTGCAGTTAAGGCAGGAAGTCCATTCACTTTGTCAAAAGTGGCAGGTAGCTTACGGAGCCCCAAGTGATATGTCAGATGATTGGCTCGTATGGAAGCACAAGCTCAGGAGCCGTGAATAG
- a CDS encoding response regulator transcription factor yields MEQEARVLVVDDEERIRRLIRLYLEREGYTIDEAEDGEEALKKAIHSDYDVILLDLMLPGKDGIEVCKELREKKATPVIMLTAKGEEANRVQGFEVGTDDYIVKPFSPREVVLRVKALLRRSSTTKFLETDTSARNVLVFPHMTIDNDAHRVTADGGEVALTPKEYELLNYMAQTPDKVFDREQLLKEVWQYEFFGDLRTVDTHVKRLREKLSKVSAEAAGMIVTVWGIGYKFEVSGD; encoded by the coding sequence ATGGAACAAGAAGCAAGAGTGCTGGTTGTTGATGATGAGGAACGCATTCGCCGGTTGATCCGGTTGTACTTAGAAAGAGAAGGTTACACGATCGATGAGGCTGAAGACGGGGAAGAGGCGTTGAAAAAAGCGATTCATAGTGATTACGACGTCATCTTACTTGATTTGATGCTCCCAGGTAAGGATGGCATAGAAGTTTGTAAAGAATTGCGTGAAAAGAAAGCGACACCTGTCATCATGCTCACAGCTAAAGGTGAAGAAGCGAACAGGGTCCAAGGATTTGAAGTAGGTACAGATGATTATATAGTTAAACCTTTCAGTCCAAGAGAAGTTGTATTAAGAGTCAAAGCTCTTTTAAGAAGGTCTTCTACTACGAAGTTTTTAGAAACGGATACATCAGCTCGAAACGTCCTTGTATTTCCCCATATGACGATTGATAACGATGCCCACCGGGTGACAGCAGACGGAGGAGAAGTCGCTTTGACCCCGAAGGAATATGAGCTATTGAATTACATGGCTCAAACACCGGATAAAGTTTTTGACCGTGAACAACTGTTGAAAGAAGTGTGGCAGTATGAGTTTTTTGGTGATTTGAGGACAGTCGATACCCATGTGAAACGGCTAAGAGAGAAATTGAGTAAAGTCTCTGCAGAAGCAGCAGGGATGATTGTGACTGTGTGGGGCATCGGCTATAAATTCGAGGTAAGTGGTGATTGA
- a CDS encoding spore maturation protein — translation MISIWLIPAIILIVLVTATLKKIPSYEVFVEGSKEGIQIAISLLPFLLGMMVSIAIFQASGAMGAILKVFDPLMSMIGVPEEILPLAFIRPISGTAALSMTTELIRTFGPESFIGQLASVMQGSTDTTLYIITVYFGAVGIKRMGDALKVGLLADLVGIIASIIIVLILFS, via the coding sequence ATGATCAGCATATGGCTCATTCCTGCGATTATTCTTATTGTATTAGTCACGGCTACTTTGAAGAAAATCCCTTCTTATGAAGTCTTTGTTGAAGGAAGTAAAGAAGGGATTCAAATTGCCATCTCTTTACTTCCTTTCCTATTGGGGATGATGGTATCCATCGCTATTTTTCAAGCTTCCGGGGCGATGGGGGCCATTCTGAAAGTGTTTGACCCGCTCATGTCGATGATCGGGGTCCCGGAGGAAATTCTCCCACTTGCTTTTATCAGACCGATTTCGGGCACCGCTGCATTAAGTATGACGACAGAACTGATTCGGACGTTCGGGCCTGAATCGTTCATAGGTCAGCTCGCCTCTGTCATGCAGGGAAGTACGGATACGACACTGTATATCATTACGGTTTATTTCGGAGCGGTTGGGATCAAACGGATGGGAGACGCTTTGAAAGTTGGACTCTTAGCCGATTTAGTTGGTATAATAGCTTCTATAATCATTGTTCTCATCCTATTTAGTTGA
- a CDS encoding nucleoside recognition domain-containing protein: MVNLIWALLAVIGIIYAAFNGTMEEVNKAIFETLDEAIMITLSLAGVLIFWLGLMKIAEEAGLLKGLAKIFRPVVKRIFPDIPENHPALGYILSNMTANMFGLGNAATPMGLKAMKELKNLSGSDHASRSMITLLAINTSSLTLIPTTVIAIRMKYGAVDPTSIVSATILATLISTCAALLIDRYFYYRRKRAFRI; this comes from the coding sequence ATGGTCAACCTGATATGGGCGCTGCTTGCTGTCATCGGAATTATCTATGCAGCGTTCAATGGAACGATGGAAGAAGTGAACAAAGCTATTTTTGAAACCCTGGACGAAGCGATCATGATTACATTAAGCTTGGCTGGTGTACTCATTTTTTGGTTAGGGTTAATGAAAATAGCTGAAGAAGCAGGATTATTGAAAGGACTGGCGAAAATTTTCCGTCCTGTTGTAAAGCGAATTTTTCCGGATATACCAGAAAACCACCCTGCTCTTGGATACATTTTGTCGAATATGACGGCAAATATGTTTGGCCTCGGCAATGCTGCCACTCCTATGGGCTTGAAGGCCATGAAAGAATTGAAAAATCTTTCAGGTTCTGACCATGCGAGCCGATCGATGATCACATTACTTGCGATAAATACGTCTTCCCTTACACTTATACCGACAACAGTGATTGCTATTCGGATGAAATATGGAGCAGTGGATCCAACATCAATTGTAAGCGCCACGATCCTGGCCACTCTCATTTCTACGTGTGCTGCATTATTGATTGATCGGTACTTTTATTATCGCAGGAAGAGGGCGTTCCGGATATGA
- a CDS encoding GNAT family N-acetyltransferase: MLIRYKKSFEKIAMGLLSFMPEVSDVKTLQDIIKEYDSNPDWSLFLWKEVDILGAIGVRVEGDEVIIQHVSVNPSHRNSGIGKQMIQRMRTHFGDEFRVCADVATESFVEKCDEESASSQI; this comes from the coding sequence ATGTTAATTCGATATAAAAAATCATTTGAAAAGATTGCGATGGGTTTGCTATCTTTCATGCCTGAAGTATCAGATGTCAAAACACTTCAGGATATCATCAAGGAGTATGATTCCAATCCTGATTGGAGTCTCTTCCTGTGGAAAGAAGTAGACATATTGGGGGCCATCGGCGTCCGTGTAGAAGGCGATGAAGTGATCATCCAACACGTTTCTGTCAATCCATCCCACCGCAATTCAGGGATAGGTAAACAGATGATTCAGCGGATGAGGACCCATTTTGGCGATGAATTCCGAGTTTGTGCGGATGTAGCTACAGAATCTTTTGTAGAAAAGTGTGATGAAGAAAGTGCGTCATCACAAATCTAA
- a CDS encoding segregation/condensation protein A gives MTKSYQVKVDGFEGPLDLLLHLINRYEIEIHDIPVSQITDQYMHYIHTMQELELDLASEYLVMAATLLAMKSQMLLPNSNLEDDMSEDELDEDPREDLMRRLIEYRKYKQAAEELKEKELDANRIYTRPPLNTEDWEEEEPEIRPGEASIYDMIQAMGNLMKRSKKETPQEAKIQRDEIPIQMRMEEILGRIDVQTGGTPFHQLFEKRTRPHIVVTFIALLELMKSNDIVCVQQQHFDELIVFKMEDAPWS, from the coding sequence ATGACAAAAAGCTACCAAGTGAAAGTGGATGGTTTCGAAGGGCCGTTGGATCTTCTTTTACATTTAATCAACAGATATGAAATTGAAATCCATGATATTCCAGTATCCCAAATCACAGACCAATACATGCACTATATTCATACCATGCAGGAGTTGGAGTTGGATCTTGCCAGTGAATACTTAGTGATGGCAGCAACACTGCTTGCCATGAAAAGCCAAATGCTGCTCCCAAACTCGAATCTGGAAGATGATATGAGTGAAGATGAATTGGACGAAGACCCTAGAGAAGACCTGATGCGCCGCCTGATCGAATATCGGAAATATAAACAAGCGGCAGAAGAATTGAAAGAAAAAGAATTGGATGCGAACCGCATATATACACGTCCTCCTCTTAATACAGAAGATTGGGAGGAAGAAGAGCCGGAAATCCGCCCAGGTGAAGCTTCCATTTATGACATGATTCAAGCGATGGGGAACTTGATGAAGAGAAGTAAGAAAGAGACTCCTCAAGAAGCAAAAATCCAACGGGATGAAATACCGATCCAAATGAGGATGGAGGAAATTCTCGGGAGAATCGATGTACAAACCGGAGGGACTCCATTTCACCAACTATTTGAAAAACGGACACGGCCACATATTGTCGTCACCTTCATCGCTTTGTTAGAACTGATGAAAAGCAATGACATCGTATGTGTGCAACAACAACATTTCGACGAACTAATCGTGTTTAAGATGGAGGATGCGCCATGGAGTTAG
- the ccsB gene encoding c-type cytochrome biogenesis protein CcsB yields the protein MGDMTTISSNLLYAAFFIYLIATFFFGGTIRDKKKGKSKVAGNIGITLTVIGFLSQVGYFFTRWMASGHAPVSNLFEYTTFFGMMLVFAFIVLYFIYRVDLLGLFALPIAVLLIAFASMFPTEISPLVPSLQSHWLYIHVTTASLGQGILSVSFVAGLIFLIHQVDQTKRSKHTVWLEFVIYVIATTVAFIILSSTFSALDYEATFQAPIEGEASEVTYEMPAIAGPYNGELMTENSMSPLFQAPEWMRGQDAAKKLNTFLWAILGGLVLYWAIRLILRKRVAAAIQPLLKKVNPELVDEVSYRAVAIGFPVFTLGALIFAMIWAQQAWDRFWGWDPKEVWALITFFFYAAYLHLRLSRGWQGMKSAWLAVGGFGIIMFNLIAVNLIISGLHSYA from the coding sequence ATGGGAGATATGACGACCATTAGTAGCAACTTGCTCTATGCTGCTTTTTTCATCTATTTAATTGCGACCTTCTTCTTCGGTGGCACGATTCGTGATAAGAAGAAAGGAAAAAGTAAAGTAGCAGGAAATATCGGGATTACCCTCACGGTTATCGGTTTCCTCTCACAAGTGGGGTATTTCTTTACACGGTGGATGGCTAGTGGACATGCACCGGTAAGTAATCTGTTTGAATATACAACATTCTTCGGGATGATGCTTGTATTTGCGTTTATCGTACTCTACTTCATTTATCGAGTGGATTTGTTAGGTCTTTTCGCCTTGCCGATTGCCGTACTGTTAATCGCTTTTGCAAGCATGTTCCCGACAGAAATTTCGCCGCTCGTACCATCTCTTCAGTCCCATTGGTTGTATATCCATGTTACTACCGCTTCCCTGGGACAAGGGATTTTATCAGTAAGTTTTGTGGCAGGACTGATTTTCTTAATCCATCAAGTTGATCAAACGAAGCGATCCAAACATACGGTTTGGCTTGAGTTTGTGATCTATGTCATAGCTACAACGGTAGCCTTCATTATTTTATCTTCTACTTTCAGTGCTCTTGATTATGAAGCGACTTTTCAAGCACCGATTGAAGGGGAAGCAAGTGAAGTCACTTATGAGATGCCTGCCATTGCAGGCCCCTATAACGGAGAATTGATGACCGAAAATTCGATGTCTCCATTATTCCAGGCCCCTGAATGGATGCGTGGTCAGGATGCAGCTAAGAAATTGAACACCTTCTTATGGGCCATTTTGGGTGGATTGGTTCTTTATTGGGCCATCCGTTTGATCTTACGCAAGCGCGTTGCTGCAGCCATCCAGCCGTTGTTGAAAAAAGTGAATCCGGAACTTGTAGATGAAGTCTCATATCGTGCGGTAGCCATCGGATTTCCTGTCTTCACCCTCGGCGCTCTCATCTTTGCAATGATTTGGGCGCAACAAGCCTGGGACCGCTTCTGGGGCTGGGATCCTAAGGAAGTATGGGCACTGATCACATTCTTCTTTTATGCCGCTTATCTGCACTTGCGTTTATCAAGAGGCTGGCAAGGCATGAAGTCAGCTTGGTTAGCTGTGGGTGGATTCGGAATCATTATGTTCAACTTGATTGCCGTTAATTTAATCATTTCTGGATTACATTCTTATGCGTAA